One window of the Solanum stenotomum isolate F172 chromosome 11, ASM1918654v1, whole genome shotgun sequence genome contains the following:
- the LOC125844290 gene encoding DNA ligase 1 isoform X5 has protein sequence MISPDESIVEIKKKAANFDPKKAVYWGNGQRVPFMFVVKAFDAISKESGRIVITEIVTNMLRTVIETTPEDLLPVVYLAANKIAAAHDGMELGIGDASIIKALAEACGAKEAHIKKQYKELGDLGLVAKASRSSQPLMHKPEALTVAKVFDTFRIIAKESGKDSQEKKKNYIKSLLVAATDCEPQYLIRLLQTKLRIGLAEQTLLVAIAHAFVYSDKHSSPPAGVDSPLEEAAKIVKQVFSVIPVYEKIVPALLADGVWKLSETCGFSPGVPVGPMLAKPTKGVSEILDKFQDMEFTCEYKYDGERAQIHYMEDGSVEIYSRNAERNTGKFPDVVTAISRLKKSSATSFVLDCELVAYDREKQKILPFQVLTTRARKNVVISEIKVNVCIYAFDILYLNGQPLLQEQLNVRREHLYKSFEEEPGYFQFATAVASNDLEEITKFLEDAVNGSCEGLIIKTLTKDATYEPSKRSNNWLKLKKDYVESIGDSLDLVPIGAFHGRGKRTGVYGAFLLACYDSNNEEFQSICKIGTGFSEVELEERSSSLRSKVIPKPKSYYRYAETINPDVWFEPTEVWEVKAADLTISPVHRAAQGIVDPEKGISLRFPRLSRVREDKKPEEASSADMVADMYNAQKHNQKSNQDDNDED, from the exons ATGATTAGTCCAGATGAGAGCATTgtggaaataaagaaaaaagctGCGAATTTTGATCCAAAAAAGGCTGTATATTGGGGGAATGGTCAGAGAGTGCCGTTCATGTTTGTAGTTAAGGCGTTTGATGCAATTTCGAAGGAGTCAGGGCGGATTGTGATTACTGAAATTGTGACTAATATGTTGAGGACTGTTATTGAGACGACGCCTGAGGATTTGTTGCCTGTTGTATACCTTGCTGCTAACAAGATTGCAGCTGCACACGATGGGATGGAGCTTGGTATTGGTGATGCTTCCATTATCAAGGCACTTGCTGAAGCCTGTGGTGCTAAAGAAGCACATATCAAGAAGCAATACAAG GAGCTTGGAGATTTGGGCCTTGTTGCAAAAGCAAGTCGTTCATCACAGCCTCTGATGCATAAACCAGAAGCACTGACTGTTGCCAAAGTTTTTGACACATTTCGGATCATTGCCAAG GAATCTGGAAAGGATAGtcaggaaaagaaaaagaattacaTTAAATCACTGCTTGTTGCAGCCACTGATTGTGAACCCCAATATTTGATTCGTCTCCTCCAG ACAAAGCTACGCATTGGTTTGGCTGAACAAACACTGTTAGTCGCAATCGCTCATGCTTTTGTGTACTCAGATAAGCATTCATCACCTCCTGCAGGTGTAGATTCTCCTTTGGAAGAG GCCGCCAAGATTGTAAAGCAAGTGTTCTCTGTGATTCCAGTTTATGAAAAAATTGTCCCTGCTCTTCTAGCTGATGGTGTTTGGAAGCTTTCAGAAACATGCGGTTTCTCACCTGGTGTTCCGGTTGGACCTATGCTAGCTAAGCCAACCAAAGGAGTATCTGAAATTCTTGATAAGTTTCAAGATATGGAGTTCACATGTGAATACAAGTATGATGGTGAACGTGCTCAG ATACACTACATGGAAGATGGTTCCGTTGAGATATATAGCCGAAATGCAGAAAGAAATACTGGAAAGTTTCCTGACGTTGTTACTGCTATCTCAAG ATTGAAGAAATCTTCTGCAACTTCATTTGTTCTTGACTGTGAACTGGTTGCATACGACCGTGAGAAACAGAAGATCCTGCCCTTTCAG GTCCTTACTACACGTGCTCGTAAAAATGTTGTCATTAGTGAAATCAAGGTCAATGTGTGCATATATGCTTTTGATATCTTGTATCTTAATGGACAACCACTTCTTCAAGAGCAACTTAATGTTCGCAGAGAG CATCTTTACAAGTCATTTGAAGAAGAACCTGGATATTTCCAGTTTGCTACAGCTGTAGCCTCAAACGATCTTGAGGAAATAACAAAATTTCTTGAAGATGCGGTCAACGGCAG TTGTGAGGGATTGATTATCAAAACACTAACTAAAGATGCTACATATGAGCCTTCAAAACGGTCAAATAACTGGCTAAAACTGAAGAAGGATTACGTGGAGAG TATTGGCGACTCACTGGATCTGGTACCAATTGGTGCTTTTCATGGTCGGGGGAAACGTACTG GTGTTTACGGAGCCTTTCTCCTAGCTTGTTATGATAGCAACAACGAGGAGTTTCAGAGCATCTGTAAAATCG GAACTGGATTTTCTGAAGTAGAGCTTGAGGAACGCTCTTCCAGCCTTCGTTCTAAAGTTATTCCTAAACCAAAG TCATATTACAGGTATGCTGAAACCATCAATCCAGATGTATGGTTTGAACCTACTGAG GTCTGGGAAGTGAAAGCTGCTGATCTTACTATCAGCCCTGTCCACCGTGCTGCCCAAGGTATCGTGGATCCCGAGAAG GGAATTTCATTACGATTTCCACGTCTGAGCCGTGTACGAGAAGACAAGAAGCCTGAGGAGGCCTCATCAGCAGATATG GTAGCGGATATGTATAACGCTCAGAAACACAATCAAAAAAGCAATCAGGATGACAATGATGAAGACTAA